The following are from one region of the Thermococcus cleftensis genome:
- a CDS encoding ABC transporter permease, protein MANLRKFLIRRLLTFIPTLIGVTLIVFLIAYVIPADVARAWAGGEKASQAYMEQIRKEYHLDEPWYDQYWFLVSGLARNSIVDPRTSNYVFDDISERFPITFELALMAFFFILIIGIPLGIISALKRNTWVDTLIRFFALTGVSMPVFWLGYLLIYVFFVKVHWITLAGFPAPPEHQITHIPMIDALLTGDFDTFSQHIHRLWLPGFTLGFMGAGVLARFVRNSFLEAIGSDYVGFLKAKGVPKRGIYRHALKNAMVPIVTVLGLQFGGLLGGTPITETVFGLPGMGSYVIESIRNLDFPAVVAITMVFALIFLITNLVVDILYALIDPRVRY, encoded by the coding sequence TTGGCGAATCTGAGGAAGTTCCTAATAAGAAGGCTGCTCACCTTCATACCCACCCTAATTGGGGTTACACTCATCGTTTTCCTCATCGCCTACGTTATCCCCGCCGACGTCGCCAGGGCGTGGGCCGGTGGAGAGAAGGCCAGTCAGGCGTACATGGAGCAGATAAGGAAGGAGTACCATCTGGACGAGCCGTGGTACGACCAGTACTGGTTCCTGGTGAGCGGGCTGGCGAGGAACAGCATAGTGGATCCGAGAACGTCCAACTACGTCTTCGACGACATAAGCGAGAGGTTTCCCATAACGTTTGAGCTGGCGCTGATGGCGTTCTTCTTCATACTGATAATCGGCATACCTCTCGGTATAATCTCCGCCCTCAAGAGGAACACCTGGGTGGATACCCTCATAAGGTTCTTTGCCCTCACGGGTGTTTCCATGCCCGTTTTCTGGCTCGGCTACCTCCTCATCTACGTGTTCTTCGTCAAGGTTCACTGGATAACGCTCGCCGGCTTCCCGGCTCCCCCGGAGCACCAGATAACTCACATACCTATGATAGACGCCCTGCTGACGGGCGACTTTGATACCTTCAGCCAGCACATTCACAGGCTCTGGCTCCCCGGATTCACGCTGGGCTTCATGGGAGCTGGTGTTCTGGCGAGGTTCGTCAGGAACAGCTTCCTTGAGGCCATAGGAAGCGACTACGTGGGATTCCTCAAGGCCAAGGGTGTTCCGAAGAGGGGCATCTACCGCCACGCCCTCAAGAACGCGATGGTGCCGATAGTTACCGTTCTCGGCCTCCAGTTCGGCGGCCTCCTCGGCGGAACTCCGATCACCGAGACGGTGTTTGGCCTGCCCGGAATGGGTTCCTACGTCATCGAATCCATCAGGAACCTCGACTTCCCTGCGGTCGTGGCGATAACCATGGTCTTCGCCCTGATATTCCTCATAACGAACCTCGTCGTGGACATACTCTACGCCCTGATAGACCCGAGGGTGAGGTACTAA
- a CDS encoding ABC transporter permease — protein sequence MGREEYKKNVLDKLSDAFVEALGSFISLFKKDWKRKNRSKMEEWKLMLYALNRSPPGLIGLALVLMFVFLGLFGPSLAPWSYRFFPTNYNFETYLAPPGSTYTLNVTELRGDVILQYTATIHYTLGADHYGRDLLSLILYGARVSFVISIIVIALGVPLGIILGLIAGYYGGKVDELVMRITDVFLAFPALILAIAFSAVLPQRLQNFISSHETVQSFVLWLFALEPQDAGNLGKLLAVILAMIIVWWPAYARITRGSTLTERENLYVEAARAIGLSSRTIMFKHILPNIIGPILVYITLDFGGVILMEAGLSFLGLGATPPIADWGRIVYDGSQYFPEKWWLVTFSGLMIMLVALGWNLLGDTMRDILDPKTRRSIEFKVKKSKEGESNA from the coding sequence ATGGGAAGGGAAGAGTATAAGAAGAACGTTCTCGATAAGCTCTCCGATGCCTTTGTTGAGGCACTTGGTTCTTTCATCAGCCTCTTCAAGAAGGACTGGAAGAGGAAGAACCGCTCCAAGATGGAAGAGTGGAAGCTTATGCTCTACGCCCTGAACCGCTCGCCCCCCGGCCTTATAGGCCTCGCCCTCGTGCTGATGTTCGTGTTCCTCGGCCTCTTCGGCCCCAGCCTTGCGCCCTGGAGCTACCGCTTCTTCCCGACCAACTACAACTTCGAAACCTACCTCGCCCCGCCGGGTTCAACATACACGCTCAACGTAACAGAGCTTAGGGGAGACGTTATCCTGCAGTACACCGCCACCATACACTACACCCTCGGTGCTGACCACTACGGAAGGGACCTCCTCAGCCTGATACTCTACGGAGCCAGGGTCTCGTTCGTTATCTCAATCATAGTCATAGCCCTCGGCGTTCCCTTGGGCATAATCCTGGGCCTCATAGCGGGCTACTACGGCGGCAAGGTGGACGAGCTGGTTATGCGCATCACCGATGTCTTCCTGGCATTTCCGGCGCTCATACTGGCCATAGCGTTCTCCGCGGTGTTGCCGCAGAGACTGCAGAACTTCATATCCTCCCACGAGACCGTCCAGAGCTTCGTGCTGTGGCTCTTCGCGCTCGAACCCCAGGACGCTGGTAACCTCGGAAAGCTCCTCGCCGTCATACTGGCCATGATTATCGTCTGGTGGCCGGCCTATGCAAGAATCACGCGCGGTTCAACTCTCACCGAGAGGGAGAACCTCTACGTCGAGGCGGCGAGAGCGATAGGACTCAGCTCAAGGACGATAATGTTCAAGCACATTCTCCCCAACATCATCGGCCCGATACTCGTCTACATCACCCTCGACTTCGGTGGAGTGATACTCATGGAAGCCGGCCTGAGCTTCCTCGGTCTCGGTGCCACTCCCCCGATAGCCGACTGGGGAAGGATAGTCTACGACGGCTCCCAGTACTTCCCGGAGAAGTGGTGGCTGGTCACCTTCTCAGGCCTGATGATTATGCTTGTCGCCCTCGGCTGGAACCTGCTCGGCGACACCATGAGGGACATCCTCGATCCGAAGACGAGGAGGAGCATAGAGTTCAAGGTCAAGAAGAGCAAGGAGGGTGAGAGCAATGCCTGA
- a CDS encoding ABC transporter ATP-binding protein, producing the protein MPDPILEVRDLTVHFYTYAGIVKAIERVSFDVYRGETFALVGETGCGKSVTSRALTQLIESPGRIVEGSVVYHREDGSTVDLLKLSPEEIRDIRGKEIAYIFQDPHASLDPLYTVGYQIAEAMVVHDTVKDWKEGFRRAVDILRRVLIPDPENRVKNYPHEMSGGMKQRVVIGIGVSNNPKILIADEPTTALDVTVQAQILDLMNKLKEEYNTTVILITHNMGVVAEMADRVAVMYAGKIVEIGSVEQIFKNPLHPYTQGLLRAVPNPLGRIDRLETIPGTVPNLIEPPGGCRFHPRCPKARGICREKVPELKEIEPGHFVACHLY; encoded by the coding sequence ATGCCTGATCCTATCCTTGAGGTTAGGGACTTGACAGTCCACTTCTACACTTACGCGGGCATAGTCAAGGCCATTGAGAGGGTTTCCTTCGACGTTTACCGCGGGGAAACCTTCGCCCTCGTCGGAGAAACCGGCTGTGGAAAGAGCGTCACCTCCAGGGCATTAACCCAGCTCATCGAGAGTCCGGGAAGGATAGTCGAGGGAAGCGTGGTTTACCACCGTGAGGACGGCTCGACCGTGGACCTGCTGAAGCTCTCCCCTGAGGAGATACGCGACATTCGCGGCAAGGAGATAGCCTACATCTTTCAGGACCCCCACGCGTCGCTCGACCCGCTCTACACTGTCGGCTACCAGATAGCCGAGGCGATGGTCGTCCACGACACCGTCAAGGACTGGAAGGAGGGCTTCAGAAGAGCGGTGGACATACTCAGGCGCGTCCTCATTCCAGACCCCGAGAACAGGGTGAAGAACTACCCCCACGAGATGAGCGGAGGAATGAAGCAGCGCGTTGTCATAGGAATAGGCGTCTCCAACAACCCCAAGATACTCATCGCCGACGAGCCGACCACCGCTTTAGACGTCACAGTCCAGGCCCAGATACTTGACCTCATGAACAAGCTCAAGGAGGAGTACAACACCACGGTCATACTCATCACCCACAACATGGGCGTCGTTGCGGAGATGGCCGACCGCGTTGCGGTCATGTACGCGGGCAAAATAGTCGAGATAGGCTCCGTCGAGCAGATATTCAAGAACCCGCTCCACCCTTACACCCAGGGCCTCCTCAGAGCTGTTCCAAACCCCCTCGGCAGAATAGACAGGCTGGAAACGATACCCGGAACGGTTCCGAACCTCATAGAGCCCCCAGGCGGCTGCCGCTTCCACCCGAGGTGCCCGAAGGCGAGGGGGATATGCAGGGAGAAGGTTCCCGAGCTGAAGGAGATTGAACCCGGCCACTTCGTGGCCTGCCACCTGTACTGA
- a CDS encoding ABC transporter ATP-binding protein: MSEPILEVKSLKKYFPIRGLFRTEGYVKAVDDVSFTINRGETFGLVGESGCGKTTTGRTILRLIEPTDGQIIFQGKDVTKLKGEEMKWFRRKAQIMFQDPYSSLNPRQTVFEVIMEPVKFHGIEVDDPEDFVIKLLESVGLNEMHLYRYPHEFSGGQRQRIALARLLALRPEFIVLDEPTSALDVSVQANILNTLKDLQRQYGFTYLFISHDLGVVKYMSHRMGVMYLGKLVEVGPAEKIFENPLHPYTKFLLSAIPVPDPDLARELKEERMKVEGEPPSPINPPRGCRFHPRCPFAKAGLCDAKEPPLVEVERDHYVACWLYAKA, translated from the coding sequence ATGAGCGAGCCGATACTCGAGGTTAAGAGCCTCAAGAAGTACTTCCCCATTAGGGGGCTCTTCAGAACAGAGGGCTACGTTAAAGCGGTCGATGACGTCAGCTTCACGATAAACCGGGGCGAAACCTTCGGTCTCGTTGGGGAGAGCGGCTGTGGCAAAACCACCACGGGAAGAACAATCCTCCGCCTCATAGAGCCGACCGACGGTCAAATCATCTTCCAGGGAAAGGACGTCACGAAGCTTAAGGGCGAGGAGATGAAGTGGTTCAGGCGAAAGGCCCAGATAATGTTCCAGGATCCGTACTCTTCGCTCAACCCCAGGCAGACCGTCTTTGAGGTCATCATGGAGCCCGTCAAGTTCCACGGCATAGAGGTCGATGACCCTGAGGATTTCGTGATAAAACTCCTCGAGAGCGTCGGTCTCAACGAGATGCACCTCTACCGCTACCCCCACGAGTTCTCCGGCGGGCAGAGACAGCGCATAGCCCTGGCGAGGCTCCTCGCGCTCAGGCCGGAGTTCATAGTCCTCGACGAGCCGACCTCAGCGCTCGACGTCTCGGTTCAGGCCAACATTCTCAACACGCTGAAGGACCTCCAGAGGCAGTACGGCTTCACCTACCTCTTCATAAGCCACGACCTTGGAGTCGTTAAGTACATGAGCCACAGAATGGGAGTGATGTACCTCGGAAAGCTCGTGGAGGTCGGTCCGGCGGAGAAGATATTCGAGAATCCCCTCCACCCCTACACCAAGTTCCTGCTGTCGGCCATTCCCGTTCCCGACCCTGACCTGGCCAGGGAGCTCAAGGAGGAGCGCATGAAGGTTGAAGGAGAGCCGCCAAGCCCGATAAATCCGCCCAGGGGCTGCCGCTTCCACCCGAGGTGCCCCTTCGCCAAGGCCGGCCTCTGCGACGCGAAGGAGCCTCCTCTCGTCGAGGTGGAGAGGGACCACTACGTCGCCTGCTGGCTCTACGCTAAGGCCTGA
- a CDS encoding ATP-dependent DNA helicase has product MRVEELPVDERVKKVVLERGIEELYPPQAEALKSGVLKGRNLVLAIPTASGKTLVSEIVMVNKLLREGGKAVYLVPLKALAEEKYREFKEWEKLGLRVAATTGDYDSTDEWLGRYDIIVATAEKFDSLLRHGARWIDEVKLVVADEVHLIGSYDRGATLEMILTHMLGKAQILALSATVGNAEELAEWLDAALVMSDWRPVQLRKGIFHLGTLVWEDGKVERYPENWYSLVTDAVKRGKGALVFVNTRRSAEKEALALSKLVSGYLTKPEKRALERLASELEDNPTSEKLKRALKGGVAFHHAGLSRAERTLIEDAFREGLIKVITATPTLSAGVNLPSFRVIIRDTKRYSNFGWVDIPVLEIQQMMGRAGRPRYDKFGEAIIVARTEEPGKLMERYIRGRPEKLFSMLANEQAFRSQVLALITNFGVSSFRELISFLERTFYAHQRKDLSSLEYKAKEVVYFLIENEFVDLDLEDNFMPLPFGKRTSQLYIDPLTAKKFRDTFPAIERNPNPFGIFQLIASTPDMATLTARRREMEDYLDLAYELEGELYASIPYYEDSRFQGFLGQVKTAKVLLDWINEVPEARIYETYSIDPGDLYRILELADWLMYSLIELYRLFEPKAEVLQYLRDLHLRLRHGVREELLELVKLPNIGRKRARALYNAGFRSQEDIMRAKVKDLLEVEGIGIKVVEGLFRYFGVEMPGEIKGATKRSGRKKRGTLDAFLK; this is encoded by the coding sequence ATGAGGGTTGAGGAGCTTCCCGTCGATGAGAGGGTGAAGAAGGTAGTACTCGAGAGGGGCATCGAGGAGCTCTACCCGCCGCAGGCGGAAGCCTTGAAGAGCGGTGTTTTGAAAGGCAGGAACCTAGTCCTGGCGATCCCGACCGCGAGCGGGAAGACGCTGGTGAGCGAGATAGTCATGGTCAACAAGCTCCTCCGCGAGGGAGGTAAGGCGGTCTACCTCGTCCCGCTGAAGGCCTTAGCTGAGGAAAAGTACCGGGAATTTAAAGAGTGGGAAAAGCTGGGCCTCAGGGTTGCCGCGACCACGGGCGACTACGACTCCACCGACGAGTGGCTCGGGAGGTACGACATAATAGTCGCCACCGCCGAGAAGTTCGACTCCCTTTTGAGGCACGGGGCAAGGTGGATCGATGAGGTAAAGCTCGTCGTTGCAGATGAGGTTCACCTAATAGGCTCCTACGACAGAGGAGCTACGCTGGAGATGATTTTAACCCACATGCTTGGAAAGGCCCAGATTTTAGCTTTAAGCGCCACCGTCGGCAACGCGGAGGAGCTGGCGGAGTGGCTCGATGCCGCACTGGTTATGAGCGACTGGCGTCCGGTTCAGCTCAGGAAGGGGATTTTTCACCTCGGGACGCTCGTCTGGGAGGACGGGAAGGTTGAGAGATACCCCGAGAACTGGTACTCCCTGGTGACGGACGCGGTGAAGAGAGGCAAGGGCGCGCTGGTTTTCGTCAACACCAGAAGGAGTGCCGAGAAGGAGGCGCTGGCACTCTCAAAACTCGTCTCGGGCTATCTCACCAAACCCGAGAAGAGGGCCTTGGAGAGGCTGGCCTCCGAGCTGGAGGACAACCCCACGAGTGAAAAGCTTAAGAGGGCCTTGAAAGGAGGCGTCGCCTTCCACCACGCGGGATTAAGCCGAGCCGAGAGGACTTTGATAGAGGACGCCTTCCGCGAAGGGCTGATTAAGGTAATAACGGCGACGCCGACCTTGAGTGCGGGTGTGAATTTACCCTCATTCAGAGTAATAATCCGCGACACCAAGCGCTACTCCAACTTCGGCTGGGTAGATATTCCGGTCCTCGAGATACAGCAGATGATGGGAAGGGCTGGAAGGCCAAGGTACGATAAATTTGGAGAGGCTATAATAGTTGCCAGAACCGAGGAACCTGGCAAGCTGATGGAGCGCTACATTCGCGGAAGGCCGGAGAAGCTCTTCTCGATGCTCGCCAACGAGCAGGCCTTCAGGAGTCAGGTTCTGGCTTTAATAACGAACTTCGGTGTTTCAAGCTTCAGGGAGCTGATAAGCTTCCTCGAGAGGACCTTCTACGCCCACCAGAGGAAGGATTTAAGCTCCCTCGAATACAAGGCGAAAGAAGTTGTCTACTTCCTGATAGAGAACGAGTTCGTTGATCTGGACCTCGAAGACAACTTCATGCCGCTTCCCTTCGGCAAAAGAACCTCCCAGCTCTACATCGACCCGCTGACGGCCAAGAAGTTCAGGGACACCTTTCCGGCCATCGAGAGGAACCCCAACCCCTTCGGAATCTTCCAGCTGATAGCCTCAACCCCGGACATGGCCACGCTTACCGCCAGGAGGCGCGAGATGGAGGACTACCTCGACTTAGCTTACGAGCTTGAGGGGGAGCTCTACGCGAGCATACCCTACTACGAGGACTCCCGCTTTCAGGGCTTTCTCGGGCAGGTGAAAACTGCCAAAGTCCTCCTCGACTGGATTAACGAGGTTCCTGAGGCGAGGATTTACGAGACCTACTCCATAGACCCCGGCGACCTCTACAGAATTCTCGAGCTGGCTGACTGGCTGATGTACTCGCTCATAGAGCTCTACAGGCTCTTCGAGCCGAAGGCGGAGGTTCTCCAGTACCTCCGCGACCTCCACCTCCGCCTGCGCCACGGCGTTAGAGAAGAGCTCCTCGAGCTGGTTAAGCTCCCGAACATCGGGAGGAAGAGGGCCAGGGCGCTATACAACGCGGGCTTCAGGAGCCAGGAGGACATAATGCGCGCCAAGGTGAAGGATCTCCTCGAGGTGGAGGGCATAGGAATAAAAGTGGTGGAGGGACTTTTTAGGTATTTCGGAGTTGAGATGCCTGGGGAAATCAAGGGGGCCACCAAAAGGTCCGGGAGAAAGAAGAGGGGTACTTTAGATGCCTTCCTGAAGTGA
- a CDS encoding dephospho-CoA kinase codes for MIIIVTGMPGSGKSKIVHEFERRGFPSVSMGDVVREETVKRGLELTKENVAKVSIRLRQELGQNAVAKLAVEKVRELLRESPIVVIDGVRSLDEVGTFRGAFPGEKILIIAVHTPPMLRFERLRARGRHDDPQTWEDFEERDWKELKFGIGNVIAMADHMVVNDCSREEYEKRVRELVDKILAEH; via the coding sequence ATGATAATCATCGTGACAGGAATGCCCGGTTCAGGAAAGAGCAAGATTGTTCACGAGTTCGAGAGGAGAGGTTTTCCAAGCGTTTCTATGGGCGACGTCGTGAGGGAAGAGACCGTGAAGCGCGGCCTTGAGCTTACCAAGGAGAACGTGGCCAAGGTGAGCATAAGGCTTAGACAGGAGCTCGGTCAGAACGCCGTTGCAAAGCTTGCCGTCGAGAAGGTGAGGGAGCTGCTCAGGGAGAGTCCTATAGTGGTCATCGACGGCGTCCGCTCTCTGGACGAGGTTGGGACCTTCAGGGGCGCCTTCCCCGGGGAGAAGATATTGATAATTGCCGTCCACACTCCCCCTATGCTCCGCTTCGAGAGGCTCAGGGCTAGGGGAAGACACGACGACCCTCAAACTTGGGAGGACTTCGAGGAGCGCGACTGGAAGGAGCTGAAGTTCGGCATAGGGAACGTCATAGCGATGGCAGACCACATGGTGGTAAACGACTGCTCCCGGGAGGAGTACGAGAAGAGGGTGCGGGAGCTCGTTGACAAGATCCTAGCCGAGCATTGA
- a CDS encoding ZIP family metal transporter, with protein MLDGFITGLAEWILEVSNGEIMWVAFYAGLFVALMTSLGAMVAIFAKRLPEGGVDFSLAFAAGVMIVASFTSLILPAIESTGSFTPAGVGIALGIALIYLIDRLLPHEHLVKGYEGPKSMKDRLRKVWLLVIAVIIHNLPEGMAVGTSLVYNLEVGLVTTIAIGIQDFPKGTVVSLPLATLQRKRLQPIAMGVLSGFAEMAMVLLGAYFFTLFSWLLPYGLGLAGGAMLYVTVKEMIPEIYRGEKNETLASLGFFAGFYVMLFLDSMLG; from the coding sequence ATGTTAGATGGGTTCATAACCGGTCTCGCGGAGTGGATACTCGAAGTCTCGAACGGTGAAATAATGTGGGTGGCCTTCTACGCCGGCCTGTTCGTTGCTCTGATGACCTCCCTCGGCGCGATGGTGGCCATATTCGCGAAGCGTCTCCCCGAGGGCGGCGTCGATTTCTCCCTCGCCTTCGCGGCGGGGGTCATGATAGTCGCTTCCTTCACATCGCTGATTCTCCCGGCGATAGAAAGCACCGGCTCGTTCACCCCTGCGGGAGTGGGTATAGCGCTCGGCATAGCCCTCATCTACCTGATAGACCGTCTCCTCCCCCATGAGCATCTGGTAAAGGGCTACGAGGGGCCAAAGTCGATGAAGGACAGGTTGAGGAAGGTCTGGCTCCTGGTCATAGCGGTCATAATCCACAACCTTCCCGAGGGAATGGCCGTCGGAACGTCCCTGGTCTACAACCTGGAGGTGGGTCTCGTTACCACCATAGCCATCGGGATCCAGGACTTCCCGAAGGGCACCGTGGTCTCCCTTCCCCTGGCAACGCTCCAGAGGAAGCGCCTTCAGCCGATAGCGATGGGAGTGCTGAGCGGCTTCGCTGAGATGGCCATGGTACTCCTCGGGGCCTACTTCTTCACTCTCTTCAGCTGGCTACTCCCCTACGGCCTCGGTTTAGCAGGGGGAGCGATGCTCTACGTGACGGTCAAGGAGATGATACCTGAGATATACAGGGGAGAAAAGAACGAGACCCTCGCAAGCCTGGGCTTCTTCGCGGGTTTCTACGTTATGCTCTTCCTCGACTCAATGCTCGGCTAG
- a CDS encoding RNA-binding domain-containing protein produces the protein MTEELFEEVEVEAHVYPTEDIEKVKKAMLNLVPDLEFEAFDRGDYIILTGKTGSRKALSRLYELFRGQAILDTARSFLEEGYFGEEIIVKVNKQAAYAGVVNFNEESPLGPITIVIRTKNPKKLMKWLAPRTKDGVPIE, from the coding sequence ATGACAGAGGAACTCTTTGAAGAGGTCGAGGTCGAGGCCCACGTTTACCCCACAGAGGACATCGAGAAGGTCAAGAAGGCCATGCTGAACCTCGTCCCCGATTTGGAGTTCGAGGCCTTTGATAGGGGCGACTACATTATTCTGACCGGAAAGACGGGGAGCAGAAAAGCGTTAAGCAGGCTCTACGAGCTCTTCCGCGGGCAGGCGATACTAGACACTGCGCGCTCCTTCCTGGAGGAGGGCTACTTCGGCGAGGAAATAATCGTCAAGGTGAACAAGCAGGCGGCTTACGCGGGAGTTGTGAACTTCAACGAGGAATCACCGCTTGGCCCGATAACGATAGTCATCAGAACCAAGAATCCCAAGAAGCTCATGAAATGGCTCGCACCGAGGACGAAGGACGGCGTGCCGATAGAATAG